The genomic region TCATAGTTTAACTGTTTGTTAATTTTATAAGTGTGGTTGGGAAAGGTGGAAAAGATGTTCACGCCCGGCGCCGCCAGATCGACCCAACTGCCGAAACTGGAAAAATCGGCTTTCTGATCGTTCTCGTCAGTCGCGGCCACGGCCAAACAATTTTTATAATAAGCCGGGTAGGTCGGCGATTTGTTCGCCGAGTTGCCGGCCGCACACGCCAAAACCACCCCTTTCCCCCAGGCATAATCAACCGCTCTTTCTAAAGTTTTGGAACGATTCTGACCCCCAAGACTTAAATTAATAACCTTAGCGCCGCTGTCAGCTGCCTTATAAAGGCCTTCGGCAATCCAGGAATAATAACCAAAACCCTTATCGTCCAAGACTTTAAACGATAAAAGACGCGCGTTAAAACCTAAACCGGCAATCCCTAAAAGATTATTGGTCTCGGCGGCGGCAATACCGGCCACGTGGGTCCCGTGACCGTAAAGATCATCGTTAGTTTGACTTGAAGTTAAATTAACCCTTAAGTCAACTTTATTTTTCAAGTCTTCGTGATCCTCGTCAATGCCGCTGTCTAAAATAGCGATTTTGGCACTTTGCGAACCCTTATTGATATCCCAAGCCTCGGGCGCCAGAATTTTGCCCAAAGACCATTGTTTACTAAAATAAGAGTCATTGGGCACAA from Patescibacteria group bacterium harbors:
- a CDS encoding S8 family peptidase gives rise to the protein MFKKIFLVLSFFLLFPSPVLAQKTESATDEIIVKFQDEVNEKQIDEVSKKLGLGIERKLSLPQTFTIKIPDQDIDKHLKNFEKNPFVEYAEPDYLAQAYGSFVPNDSYFSKQWSLGKILAPEAWDINKGSQSAKIAILDSGIDEDHEDLKNKVDLRVNLTSSQTNDDLYGHGTHVAGIAAAETNNLLGIAGLGFNARLLSFKVLDDKGFGYYSWIAEGLYKAADSGAKVINLSLGGQNRSKTLERAVDYAWGKGVVLACAAGNSANKSPTYPAYYKNCLAVAATDENDQKADFSSFGSWVDLAAPGVNIFSTFPNHTYKINKQLNYDLGSGTSMATPLVSGLAGLLFGADPTLSSSQVRNLIEENTDKIAGTGNYWLKGRINAYKAIAAIPGIALPSSEPKTAGAEVINNPVKTDFVPSVASQVSSLSENQKPWWCLLLPGICR